A window from Erythrobacter sp. YJ-T3-07 encodes these proteins:
- the crcB gene encoding fluoride efflux transporter CrcB, which yields MTSLSPITASLCVAFGGGMGALLRYQLGRAMTALLSIQPVGGFPWPTFAANGIGGLGMGLLVGCLARGLGGDFEEPARLMLGVGLLGGFTTFSSFSLETWLLIEDGQLGVALLYIAASVVLSIAALVCGLTITRVF from the coding sequence ATGACCAGTCTTTCCCCCATCACGGCCTCTTTATGCGTCGCATTCGGCGGCGGAATGGGCGCGCTGCTGCGCTACCAGCTGGGCCGCGCAATGACCGCGCTGCTCTCGATCCAGCCGGTCGGTGGCTTCCCCTGGCCGACTTTTGCTGCCAATGGCATCGGCGGGCTCGGCATGGGGCTGCTGGTCGGGTGCCTCGCACGCGGACTGGGCGGCGATTTCGAAGAGCCTGCCCGGCTGATGCTGGGCGTCGGCCTGCTCGGCGGGTTCACCACCTTTTCCTCCTTCAGCCTGGAAACCTGGCTGCTGATCGAGGACGGCCAACTGGGCGTCGCGCTGCTATACATCGCTGCCTCGGTCGTCCTGTCGATCGCCGCGCTGGTTTGCGGCCTCACCATCACACGAGTGTTCTGA
- the rpsU gene encoding 30S ribosomal protein S21, with product MQIIVRDNNVDQALRALKKKLQREGVYREMKLRRHYEKPSEKRAREKAAAVRRARKLERKRAERDGR from the coding sequence ATGCAAATCATCGTTCGCGATAACAATGTCGACCAAGCGCTGCGGGCACTCAAGAAGAAGCTGCAGCGTGAAGGCGTCTATCGCGAGATGAAGCTGCGCCGCCACTACGAGAAGCCGAGCGAAAAGCGCGCCCGTGAAAAGGCTGCCGCCGTTCGCCGCGCTCGCAAGCTTGAGCGCAAGCGCGCAGAGCGCGACGGCCGTTAG
- a CDS encoding FKBP-type peptidyl-prolyl cis-trans isomerase, giving the protein MTEITRVPLRPIAKGSLAKLWIGVIVAVALAVLLAWSLSPKGVELTVVQPGTGPSPSDDDVIFVNYVGRLDDGTVFDESRPLPLPPQAQGIFPEGNPLPLGNMIPGFTEGAKQMQKGGKYELHIPADQGYGAEPPAGAPIPPNADLTFDVELIDFMSREEFDRRVAMITALMQQQGAMPGVAPGDLPPADAAPMPEGAAPPQ; this is encoded by the coding sequence ATGACAGAAATTACGCGCGTCCCCCTCCGCCCGATTGCGAAGGGCTCGCTCGCCAAGCTGTGGATCGGCGTCATCGTCGCAGTCGCCCTGGCGGTGCTGCTCGCGTGGAGCCTTTCGCCAAAGGGTGTCGAGCTGACCGTGGTCCAGCCGGGTACCGGCCCCAGCCCGAGCGATGACGACGTGATTTTCGTGAACTATGTCGGCCGCCTCGACGATGGCACCGTGTTCGACGAATCGCGCCCGCTGCCGCTGCCGCCGCAGGCACAGGGCATCTTCCCCGAAGGCAACCCGCTGCCGCTGGGCAACATGATCCCCGGCTTCACCGAAGGCGCGAAGCAGATGCAGAAGGGCGGCAAGTACGAACTGCATATCCCGGCCGACCAGGGCTACGGCGCAGAGCCGCCCGCCGGCGCGCCGATCCCGCCCAATGCCGATCTGACCTTCGACGTCGAACTGATCGATTTCATGAGCCGGGAGGAATTCGACCGCCGCGTGGCGATGATTACCGCACTGATGCAGCAGCAGGGCGCGATGCCGGGCGTGGCCCCGGGCGACCTGCCGCCGGCCGACGCCGCGCCGATGCCGGAAGGGGCTGCCCCGCCGCAATAA
- a CDS encoding RluA family pseudouridine synthase, whose product MPENEKRPEKGEVRQYTVAEDDEGVRLDRWFKRHLPEVGFATVARWARTGQIRVDGARAKPDDRLTKGQVLRIPPGNPARAKAPPRRRELTEDQKAQARAMVIKETPNAIVLNKPPGLATQGGSKTFSHVDGLLDAFVEGDGPRPRLVHRLDKDTSGVLLIARTPGSAAAFSKRFAGRSAKKVYWALVVGVPEQHVGEIDAPLAKQPGTGGEKMHVDTEGGQPAKTRYRVVERAGNRAAWLELEPLTGRTHQLRVHCAAMGHPIVGDGKYGGQEAFLTGSVSRKMHLHARRLIISQPGGGQLDVTAELPEHFAATMEQMGFDLSLSDAQPLREEAPPKTKAEKKQDAKQHAKQYRKARRGERRSRTVSKATASSKARAKPKPKGKGGGKR is encoded by the coding sequence ATGCCGGAAAATGAAAAACGCCCCGAAAAGGGAGAGGTCCGGCAATATACCGTGGCCGAGGATGACGAGGGCGTGCGGCTGGACCGCTGGTTCAAGCGTCACCTGCCCGAAGTCGGCTTCGCAACCGTCGCGCGCTGGGCGCGGACCGGGCAAATCCGGGTCGACGGCGCGCGGGCAAAGCCCGACGACCGGCTCACCAAGGGCCAAGTCCTGCGTATTCCGCCGGGCAATCCGGCGCGCGCGAAGGCCCCGCCCCGCCGCCGCGAGCTGACCGAGGACCAGAAGGCGCAGGCACGCGCGATGGTGATCAAGGAGACGCCGAACGCGATCGTGCTGAACAAGCCTCCCGGCCTTGCGACGCAGGGCGGCAGCAAGACCTTCAGCCATGTCGACGGGCTTCTCGACGCCTTCGTCGAGGGTGACGGCCCCCGCCCTCGCCTCGTCCACCGGCTCGACAAGGATACCTCGGGCGTCCTGCTGATCGCGCGCACGCCGGGCAGCGCGGCGGCATTCAGCAAGCGGTTCGCAGGTCGCAGCGCCAAGAAGGTGTACTGGGCGCTGGTGGTCGGCGTGCCCGAACAGCATGTCGGCGAGATCGACGCGCCGCTCGCCAAGCAGCCGGGTACCGGCGGCGAGAAGATGCATGTCGACACGGAAGGCGGACAACCGGCCAAGACCCGCTACCGCGTGGTCGAGCGTGCGGGCAACCGCGCCGCATGGCTCGAACTCGAACCGCTCACCGGGCGCACCCACCAGCTGCGTGTGCATTGCGCGGCAATGGGCCACCCGATCGTGGGCGACGGCAAGTATGGCGGGCAGGAAGCCTTCCTGACCGGCAGCGTCAGCCGCAAGATGCACCTGCATGCACGCCGCCTGATCATCAGCCAGCCCGGCGGCGGCCAGCTGGACGTCACCGCCGAACTGCCCGAGCACTTCGCCGCGACGATGGAGCAGATGGGCTTCGACCTGTCGCTGAGCGATGCGCAGCCGCTGCGCGAAGAGGCCCCGCCCAAGACCAAGGCGGAAAAGAAGCAGGACGCGAAGCAGCACGCCAAGCAGTACCGCAAGGCGCGCCGGGGCGAGCGCCGCTCGCGCACCGTCTCCAAGGCCACCGCCAGCAGCAAGGCCCGCGCCAAGCCGAAACCGAAGGGCAAAGGTGGGGGCAAGCGCTGA